Proteins found in one Candidatus Desulfofervidus auxilii genomic segment:
- the mrdA gene encoding penicillin-binding protein 2 → MPVNQNRILKKWQKRLIHFRLIVFCLLAVIGIRLAYLQLARGREYAFLAEKNRLEIESIPAARGIIYDRNGIILATNRPSFCLLLYPQKLPKNKKMLKLYASFLSSILQKDCSEVLKLIKKELKYPLSPVYLKKGLSWKEVAIIETRSYFFPALKITVIPLRFYPNGILASHLLGYVSLITPKQLKTLPDAEPTDFVGQSGLEKSYEKNLAGKKGKRYLEVDALGRIIRTLKEISPEPGNNLYLTLDANLQKKAEILLKRKKGAIVALDPFTGEILISASSPSYDPNLFVQGMDEKTWNKIKKHPGHPLENRVTAGLYPPGSLLKIVTAIAALEEKVISPRTKIYCSGRFPLGNRVFHCWKKIGHGWMDVKRAIIQSCDVFFYQLGLWLGAERLAQYAYKCGFGKLTGIEIKEAKGLVPNPTWYWKTKKTRWPEGETLNMSIGQGAFLATPLQLAQFFAAIANGGYIYKPKIVKKIVSVRGEIIKEIKPEIKCKLPISAKNLKIIRDAMIGVMNHPSGTGYHARSHLVTIAGKTGTAQLVSINTKNKLSIEDHAWFAGFAPAKNPKIVIVVLIEHGGKGGITAAPLARDLIEAYLYGKN, encoded by the coding sequence ATGCCAGTTAATCAAAATAGAATTTTAAAAAAATGGCAAAAACGTCTTATTCATTTTCGTCTAATAGTTTTTTGTCTTTTAGCTGTTATTGGAATAAGACTTGCTTATTTGCAACTTGCTCGAGGAAGGGAATATGCCTTTTTAGCTGAAAAAAATCGCTTAGAAATAGAATCTATCCCAGCAGCAAGAGGCATCATTTATGATAGAAATGGCATTATTCTTGCGACAAATCGCCCAAGTTTTTGTCTTTTACTTTATCCTCAAAAGTTACCTAAAAATAAAAAAATGCTTAAATTATATGCCTCTTTCCTTTCCTCTATTCTTCAAAAAGATTGCTCAGAAGTACTAAAATTAATTAAAAAAGAACTAAAATATCCCTTGAGTCCTGTTTATTTAAAAAAAGGACTTTCTTGGAAAGAGGTAGCTATTATTGAAACACGCTCTTATTTTTTCCCAGCTTTAAAAATTACTGTTATTCCTTTAAGATTTTATCCAAATGGAATTCTCGCATCTCATCTTCTTGGTTATGTAAGTCTTATTACCCCAAAACAATTAAAAACATTGCCTGATGCCGAACCTACAGATTTTGTTGGTCAAAGTGGTTTAGAAAAAAGCTATGAAAAAAATTTAGCTGGTAAAAAAGGGAAACGTTATTTAGAAGTAGATGCACTTGGACGTATTATTCGCACTTTGAAAGAAATTTCACCAGAACCTGGTAATAATCTATATCTTACTTTGGATGCAAATCTTCAAAAAAAAGCTGAAATTTTACTAAAAAGAAAAAAAGGAGCCATTGTGGCTCTTGACCCATTTACAGGAGAGATTTTAATTTCTGCTAGTAGCCCTAGTTATGACCCAAATCTTTTTGTTCAAGGTATGGATGAAAAAACATGGAATAAAATTAAAAAACATCCTGGCCATCCTTTAGAAAATCGAGTTACAGCTGGACTTTATCCACCAGGATCACTCTTAAAAATAGTAACAGCTATTGCTGCTTTAGAAGAAAAAGTAATTTCTCCAAGAACTAAAATTTATTGTTCTGGAAGATTTCCACTTGGCAATCGTGTATTCCATTGCTGGAAAAAAATAGGACATGGTTGGATGGATGTAAAGCGGGCAATTATTCAATCTTGTGATGTATTTTTTTATCAATTAGGTCTTTGGTTAGGAGCAGAAAGATTAGCACAGTATGCTTATAAATGTGGATTTGGAAAACTTACAGGTATTGAAATAAAAGAGGCTAAAGGATTAGTACCTAATCCCACTTGGTATTGGAAGACTAAAAAAACAAGATGGCCAGAAGGAGAAACCTTAAATATGTCCATAGGACAGGGAGCATTCTTAGCTACACCTCTCCAGCTTGCTCAATTTTTTGCAGCAATAGCCAATGGAGGATATATTTATAAACCAAAAATAGTTAAAAAGATAGTTTCAGTAAGGGGAGAAATTATAAAAGAAATAAAACCTGAAATAAAATGTAAGTTACCTATTTCAGCAAAAAATTTAAAAATTATTAGAGATGCTATGATTGGTGTTATGAATCATCCTTCTGGTACAGGTTACCATGCCCGTTCTCATTTAGTAACTATTGCTGGTAAAACAGGAACTGCACAATTAGTTTCTATTAATACCAAAAATAAACTTTCTATTGAAGACCATGCTTGGTTTGCTGGTTTTGCACCTGCTAAAAATCCCAAAATTGTAATAGTAGTTTTAATTGAACATGGTGGAAAAGGTGGTATAACTGCAGCACCTTTAGCTAGAGATTTAATAGAGGCATATTTATATGGAAAAAATTAG
- the mreC gene encoding rod shape-determining protein MreC, whose translation MEISAPFSKGITYAWHSLEEIKQTYLNIKKIKEENQLLKKKLQTLEAKQIWCEELLHKNQRLEKLLGLKKELPYPSTGARVIAYAPQFNPKIIFLDKGKKDGVKLHSPVISIKGIVGQVVALSPHYAKVLTIIDSNSRVEVMSQRTRIHGIFLGTGMNRGKIKYIPKEEDVKIGDLFITSGLDGIFPKGIPVGQVIHISEPIPSLFKEIELQTSVDFQRLEELIVLLKLPQKLNHE comes from the coding sequence ATGGAAATATCAGCTCCATTCTCTAAAGGAATAACTTATGCTTGGCATTCTTTGGAAGAAATAAAACAAACTTATTTGAATATTAAAAAAATTAAAGAAGAAAATCAACTGTTAAAAAAAAAGCTTCAAACTTTGGAAGCAAAGCAAATATGGTGTGAAGAATTACTTCATAAAAATCAAAGATTAGAAAAACTTTTAGGTTTAAAAAAAGAATTACCTTATCCATCAACAGGAGCTAGAGTAATTGCTTATGCCCCTCAGTTTAATCCAAAGATTATTTTTTTAGATAAAGGCAAAAAAGATGGTGTAAAATTACATTCACCAGTAATAAGTATTAAAGGAATTGTTGGACAGGTAGTTGCTCTTTCTCCTCATTATGCCAAAGTTTTAACCATTATTGATAGTAATAGTAGAGTAGAGGTAATGTCACAAAGAACTAGAATCCATGGTATCTTTTTAGGAACTGGTATGAACAGAGGAAAAATTAAATATATACCAAAAGAAGAAGATGTAAAAATAGGTGATCTTTTTATCACTTCTGGACTAGATGGTATTTTCCCAAAGGGTATTCCTGTTGGTCAAGTTATACATATCTCTGAACCAATTCCTAGTCTCTTTAAAGAAATTGAGTTACAAACATCAGTTGATTTTCAACGATTAGAAGAATTAATTGTTTTATTAAAATTACCTCAAAAACTTAATCATGAGTAA